From Lolium perenne isolate Kyuss_39 chromosome 5, Kyuss_2.0, whole genome shotgun sequence, a single genomic window includes:
- the LOC127326362 gene encoding uncharacterized protein, whose product MPRYDERDRYSGSTRLYVGRLSSRTRTRDLEDLFARYGRVRHVDMKHEFAFVEFSDARDADDARYNLDGRDFDGSRMIVEFAKGVPRGQGGSGSRDRGGDREYMGRGPPPGSGRCFNCGIDGHWARDCKAGDWKNRCYRCGDGGHIERDCQNSPKNLKRGKSYSRSPSPRRGRVRDRSYSRSRSRSYSRSVSPRRDERRSRSPRDSRSPSPRRSPRDSRSPAKSPRRDSRSPMKSRSPSPAKGRARSPTPNGSRSPAPRDNSRSPARGDRDMSPAANGRSPSPRGGEDNNGGNDRAASPGGSASPGGG is encoded by the exons ATGCCTCGCTACGATGAGCGCGACCGCTACAGCGGTAGCACGAGGCTCTACGTGGGCCGTCTCTCCTCGCGGACACGGACCAGAGACCTTGAGGACCTCTTCGCCAGATATGGGAG AGTGCGACATGTGGATATGAAGCATGAGTTTGCGTTTGTT GAGTTTAGTGATGCCAGGGATGCTGATGATGCAAGGTACAACCTTGATGGGCGTGACTTTGATGGAAGCCGCAtgattgttgagtttgctaaagGG GTTCCCCGTGGCCAAGGAGGGTCTGGGTCCCGTGACCGTGGTGGTGACCGTGAATATATGGGTCGGGGACCTCCTCCTGGTTCTGGCCGTTGCTTTAACTGTGGAATTGATGGCCACTGGGCTCGTGACTGCAAAGCTGGCGACTGGAAAAATAGGTGCTACCGTTGTGGAGATGGTGGCCATATAGAAAGGGACTGTCAGAACAGCCCTAAGAACCTAAA GCGTGGAAAGAGTTACTCCAGATCTCCATCACCTCGTCGCGGAAGGGTCCGCGATAGGAGCTACAGCAGGAGCCGTAGCAGGAGCTACAG CCGCTCTGTTTCACCAAGGAGGGATGAGAGGCGGTCAAGGAGCCCCCGCGACAGCCGCAGCCCAAGCCCAAGGCGTAGCCCCCGCGACAGCCGCAGCCCTGCGAAGAGTCCCCGTCGCGACAGCCGCAGCCCTATGAAGAGTCGCAGCCCTTCACCCGCCAAGGGCAGGGCCCGCAGCCCTACCCCCAACGGCAGCAGGAGCCCTGCGCCGAGGGACAACAGCAGGAGCCCAGCAAGGGGTGACCGTGACATGAGCCCTGCCGCAAATGGCCGTAGCCCTAGCCCAAGGGGCGGAGAGGACAACAATGGCGGCAACGACCGTGCCGCTTCTCCTGGAGGAAGCGCGTCGCCAGGTGGGGGTTAA